catttttttcagctatgtgTCATGAAAATAAGCCTTCTCTGCAACAGCAGTAAGATCAGAAGTGTAAAGCCCAAGCATCTGGGCTCTGTCCTGGAGCGGGGTTATTCCCCGGGCTTCACACACCAGGTTTGCCCACTCACTTCAGGAATTGCTAGCATTACTGATCTGAATTGCCTTAAAAcgtcttgggtttttttgagtccTGGCTCTCTGGTGCCAGCTGCCTTGGTCTCCTATCCTGCGTCTCCCAGCAGCTGCATCCAGGATCCTCTCTGAGAGCAATAAGGCACTGGAGCATGGAGAGTTTTCAAGCAAGACTGGGGCACCTCTCTGCCGCTGGGTATGTAGTGTCTGCTTtaatccctctccttccctctgtcttGATAGCTGTTGAATGGCCTTTTTCCACTAAAAAACCTCCTTTGCTAGTCAAAATTCTCCGTCCAAGGGTAACTGAGGCTGCTGTCgggtgggggcagagggggatcGCCTGGCTGGGTTTAATCCTGGGAAAAGGGTCCTTCTCCCCACCAGGTTTTCTGGTCTCTGGAGGGTCACTCCACATGTCAGGCCTGAGAAATGATATTCCTTCCCAAACGTTTGTTTTCATTAGACATTTAAATAGCTTTATGGGACATTTCATTTCGTCTGCAGTGGCCAAATTCTTATCCTTGGAGATTTCCTCTGACACTGGAGCTTCAGTGTGAAACTGGTTTTCTCTGATCAGTTCTGTATTTGTCGGTCTTAAACCTGCAGATTTTTGTTTGGTCTCCTCTTAAGAGGCAGAAACTCCCACTCAGCTGCCTCTTATCCATTGAACACCTTGTAATTACGGAGCTGATCTAACGATTTCCACAGCAGCCAGGagcctcctctttctccctccagcATCCTCTAAATAACCACTAAAGCCACTCTTAGCCACTGCTAAGGGGTTGACCGCTCTGAATGACTTTCTTATGATTTTTATAGAATAATACAATGTTTTCCTGTGCTTGCGTTATCGGAGGAGCAGTCACATTGTATTTGGTATTTGATCTTTCAAGAAATGCCTTGAACTTCCCTGTCCTGCATGCTTCCAGGGAAGATCTCAGTCCCAGCTACTCAGGTTAGCAGAGAGGTAGAGAAGAGCAGAGGCACTCAGCAAAGGACGTTATAAAGACCCATGAGCAATCACCTCGAGAAAGCCCCCTAATTAGTGCGTTTCCGTACTGCTAACACCTGGGTATTTGTTCTTTGTACAGGATGAGAGCCCGTGTCTACTGTGAAGACTTTCTGTTCCCAAAGGTGTGCAGGACCACGGCAGACCTATGGTCAGTTTACTCCAAGCCTATCCCAGCGAACGGCAGAGAGCTGTGGACCTTGTTTCTGCAGTGTTCCTGCGTTACAGCGGTGATAGGAGGCCTCTTTTACAACTGGTTGGTTGCTTCCCTGGAGTACTCCTGGCATCTCTCCATTGCAATGGCCGTCTCCTTCAgtctgctccttctcctcacccTTTTCTTGGTGCATCCTGCCCGTTGCGTCTTCAGTATGATCATGCCTACGTTAGGTACCAAACAAGGCCGGAAGCTTCTCTTGTCGACCTGCATCATGATTGTAGTGGTTAACGTAACACCCAACATCATAAGCAACATTAAAACCATACTGCAGGTTATCAAGTGCATCTGCAAGAACTCCTCTGAGAGTCTTCTGAACTCAACTGCTCTGCTAGAGACAGCTTCCTGGGAGTTTGGGGATGCGATCCAAGAAAATGTTCATTCCATTAATATTTATAGACCTATGAATGgacattttcagttttcactgCTTAAGAACAGCTCCTTGATTTACCAGCAAATGCACCTTGCTGGTGAGAAAATTGGGAGGGACTTTTTGGCTGTTGAGGTACTGGTCAAAGACTCTGTACGAGTAGCCAACAAGCTGGTTGCTGGCTTCTCCATGCTCTATCTCTGTTTTGAGTCCACCTGGTATTTGAAAAATTATCTCACCAACCTCCGCTTTGACAATCTTTACGTCACTAAGAAGCTGGAGCGTTTAGCTGTGGACAGAAAAGCAGCTCATCTGCTGGTGGGCTCATCCAAAAACCTCATTCGACCAACAGGCTTGAAGTTGTCCAGGGAAGAAGTGATGCTGTGCCTCGTGCAAGCCATGCTCCTCACCGTGGCCCTGATGCTGATGCTGGTGGTCGTGGCGATGGACCATTTCGCGTTCAGCGTGGCAGACACCGCGGTGAGAAAGGCGGCTCAGTTCTCCGTGGTCCCCGTCACTCTCAACATCAAATACAACGTAAGTGGTGTCCCCTCTCCTTCCCGGCACAGGGACCCCGCTGTGTACCACATCACAGGAGGTGGCGGTGGGGACTGCAGACTTCGCAGCCTTATTTACGCGATCCTTacttccctccccagcagccagctgGACAAGCAACACAACaggcttggggggaggaggtggaggcacaACCTCAGTTGCTCCTTCTGGTGCATCAAATGGCAGCATATACCTGCTCCAAATTACAGCCCCTTGGGAGCAAGGAGAGGATAAATAGTGCCTCATGCTGCAAAGGCACTGCTAGCACGTGGCAGTCAGACGTCCCTGTATCTCCAGGTCTCTTCCCTAGGCAGGGTGGAGGAATGGGCGTCCCTGCGGCACCGTCCCCCCGCTGCAGAGTGGGTGCAAGAACAAAAGGATGGGGGAAGCAGGTGAATACACATCTCGGCTGTGGGGACGTCTCCCATCTTATTGCGCTGGCCATTCTTTAAGGACAAAGCCCTGCTCACTGGCATTGTTGTCACCCTGTGCAATCTTTTTCACAAGCCTCCCCAATTCCTATCTATTTTAATATCCTTTATCTGGACTAGTTCTGGTTTAGTTTTTTAGCTTTCCTCTTCCACCATgcagcctgcctccctccccagccccggggttcCTTGGCGCAGATACCTGCTTATGATGAATTTACAGCAAAATAATCAGGGCTTAGAAAAAACCTCTAATATTCAAATATGCAGCCACTAATACTGCCGCCTGTATTGTCTTGCATTGTAAATCTCACACATGAATACCTGTTATGATCTCTGTAGCAGCAGATAAAGATGACAGATAGGACAGGGTCCCACCGTGCCAAGGACTCGGCGCCTACACATCATGCTGTTATTCTCGCTCAGCCTGAAGCGTATGTGCGCTTCAGCGTGCTTCTCTCAACGCACCCGAACAAGCTGTAACGGTGATTACACACCTCCAGGTTGATGGTTTTGTAGTAACCAGTTGATTTTGGTTTGTTCACACCCCGTTTAACTTTTAACTCTCTTTATTTCAGGCTAAAATAAGGATCCTGCCCTTTCTGTTGAAACTTTTACAGCTTCCTTATGAAGGATTACCGCTTCAGGACTTTGAAAGAAGCTACCACCATTATCTGACCTTCAGCTCTGCCCACTGCAGGATCAGCCCCCCGATGCCTCCCAACCCCTCTGTGCTGCTCGTTGTGGGGCTGCTCTTCTGCATCCTCTACGTCACCGTATTCCTGGAAACCTATGCACATCGCTTGTGCAGAAAAATCGCAGGGTCCTTCTTcgagagctgggaggagaagcgAGCACTTTACCTCTACAAGAAGCTGTCCAGGAAGCACaaggaggagcaaaaccacgtgAGAAGCTAAGGGTACTTTTGGAAATACAGGGAATGCCAGAGACCTGTGGCAGCGGCTGGGCACAGGCTTCTGCAATAGGATCACACATTTAATTTTCCAGAGTCAGAGAAGTGTTTGGAGTCTGAGGAaaaatatttgccaaaaaaaaaaaaagatgaaatgtcacattttgcattaatttgagaaaaatgggctaaatttacttccttttttttttttttaaatctagaaggTCTGGAGTCAGCTGTTCCAGGAATGATGGGAGATAGCTCATATGACTGGGGGTTATCCACAGCATTAGGCAAGGCTAACCGGGAAATATGTGGGAGTCAGGGTGGGGGAAGAGCTCACTTACCTCCGCCACCACGTCCATGCTAGAAGAAGTACACgcttcctttctttctcaagTTATCCCTTTAGGCAGCAAGAAAGGAAACTTATTTGAatggattaatttaattttcagggattttttctttcaggtttcatGCGCAGAAACCTGGGTAGCCTGGATAAATATTAGCCGTTAGAAGATAGTTTATTCATGTACGAAAGTGTCATTTCAGCCCAATGAAATAAATTCAGGACCAATATGACCATGAGATGCACATCCTGGGCATGGGTGATGGTGGAAATCAACACATGAGGACTTTATGAAATCACTTCACAAAggcttttttcaaaataaaatataaataaaatagctGAAGGACCTCAGAAGAGTTTGAGACCAGCCAATAAAGGTCAATTTGAgagttggtctcttttcccaagtaacaagtgataggaaatggcctcaagttgtgccaggggaggtttaggttggacattaggaaaaatttcttcaccgaaagggttgtcaagcattggaacaggctgcccagggaagtggctgagtcccCATCCCCtacatttaaaagacatgtagatgagatgcttagggacatggtgtagtggtggacttggcagtgttagctttacagttggactcgatggtcttaaaggtcttttccaacctaaatgattccatgattctaattTAGGCCAACATCCTGGAGGACTTCAAAAGTGGTAGACAGAAACTTGACATTTGAGTCAGcgctctgcagggagcagggaagtAGCAGAACTTGGAGGGGCTGGACTTGCCTGAACTGAGAGCTGGTTTTATGTGTTGGGTTGTTTCAAACTTAGAAACTATGGTATTGTATCCAAGATGCAAAAATCCATCACTGGGGCAGCATCTGAAAcatattatttttgaaagagaGGCAGTTCGGACACCTCTGTAAGGGCAAGAGCCAGAGGAAGGGAGATAAATCAGCGCCAGCTTAAAACCAAAGCAACTTCACAGCTTCGTTTCTTCAAAGTATCTctattattttcctcctttctcccattAGAGTCTTCATTAAGGTAATTATTTGACATAATGCACCTCAATGACATTAAATTACAGAAGTGAAGTAGCAGCTGCAGCCAGATGCACCGAATTCTCT
The nucleotide sequence above comes from Calonectris borealis chromosome 17, bCalBor7.hap1.2, whole genome shotgun sequence. Encoded proteins:
- the OCSTAMP gene encoding osteoclast stimulatory transmembrane protein, with the translated sequence MESFQARLGHLSAAGMRARVYCEDFLFPKVCRTTADLWSVYSKPIPANGRELWTLFLQCSCVTAVIGGLFYNWLVASLEYSWHLSIAMAVSFSLLLLLTLFLVHPARCVFSMIMPTLGTKQGRKLLLSTCIMIVVVNVTPNIISNIKTILQVIKCICKNSSESLLNSTALLETASWEFGDAIQENVHSINIYRPMNGHFQFSLLKNSSLIYQQMHLAGEKIGRDFLAVEVLVKDSVRVANKLVAGFSMLYLCFESTWYLKNYLTNLRFDNLYVTKKLERLAVDRKAAHLLVGSSKNLIRPTGLKLSREEVMLCLVQAMLLTVALMLMLVVVAMDHFAFSVADTAVRKAAQFSVVPVTLNIKYNAKIRILPFLLKLLQLPYEGLPLQDFERSYHHYLTFSSAHCRISPPMPPNPSVLLVVGLLFCILYVTVFLETYAHRLCRKIAGSFFESWEEKRALYLYKKLSRKHKEEQNHVRS